The Bacillota bacterium genome window below encodes:
- a CDS encoding tryptophanase yields MARKPHPEPFRIKMVEPIRLLPRQEREAVLQRAGYNVFNIRSEDVFIDLLTDSGTSAMSASQWAALMVGDEAYAGSASFHRLREAVEEIFGYPYVIPTHQGRAAENVLFGVLVRPGTWVAGNTIFDTTRAHILDKGGRPAEFVIAEGLEPQAEHPFKGNVDVARLRASIGEIGAGNVSFVLVTLTSNNNGGQPVSLENLRAVREVASEYGLPLIIDAARYAENALFIKQREAGYATRELLDITREMFALADGCTMSGKKAALVNIGGFIAVLDERLYRACLERLVLFEGFPTYGGLAGRDLEAMAQGLREGLDEAYLMSRLEQVAYLAEALDGVGVPVVKPPGGHGVYVDAGAFLDHLPRDRFPAEALAAALYLEGGIRGAGLGTLALGETEPEDNDAPGAPEAARWRHPPLELLRLAIPRRVYTYAHMDYVADTMARLAANRRCIPGLRLVHEASVLRHFLSTLEPVG; encoded by the coding sequence ATGGCAAGAAAACCGCACCCCGAACCCTTCCGCATCAAGATGGTGGAGCCCATTCGCCTTCTGCCCCGCCAGGAACGAGAGGCCGTCCTGCAGCGAGCCGGCTACAACGTCTTCAACATCCGAAGCGAGGACGTCTTCATCGACCTGCTCACCGACAGCGGCACCTCGGCCATGAGCGCAAGTCAGTGGGCCGCCCTGATGGTCGGGGACGAGGCGTACGCCGGCTCCGCGAGCTTCCACCGGCTCCGGGAGGCGGTTGAGGAGATCTTCGGCTACCCGTACGTGATCCCCACCCACCAGGGGCGGGCGGCCGAAAACGTGCTGTTCGGCGTGCTCGTCCGGCCGGGGACGTGGGTGGCGGGCAACACCATCTTCGACACCACCCGGGCCCACATCTTGGACAAGGGCGGCCGGCCCGCGGAGTTCGTGATTGCCGAAGGGCTCGAGCCGCAGGCCGAGCACCCGTTCAAAGGCAACGTGGATGTGGCGCGCCTGCGTGCCTCCATCGGGGAGATCGGGGCGGGCAACGTGAGCTTCGTGCTCGTCACCCTCACCTCGAACAACAACGGCGGCCAGCCGGTCTCTCTGGAGAACCTGCGGGCGGTGCGGGAAGTGGCCTCGGAGTACGGCCTGCCGCTCATCATCGACGCGGCGCGCTACGCCGAAAACGCCCTGTTCATCAAGCAGCGGGAAGCGGGATACGCCACGAGGGAACTTCTCGACATTACCCGGGAAATGTTTGCACTCGCCGACGGCTGCACCATGAGCGGAAAGAAGGCGGCTCTTGTGAACATAGGCGGCTTCATCGCCGTACTGGACGAGCGCCTGTACCGGGCGTGTCTCGAACGCCTCGTGCTGTTCGAGGGGTTCCCGACGTACGGGGGGCTGGCGGGCCGAGACCTGGAAGCCATGGCCCAGGGGCTGCGGGAGGGCCTGGACGAGGCGTACCTGATGTCCCGCCTCGAGCAGGTGGCCTATCTGGCCGAAGCTCTTGACGGGGTCGGTGTCCCGGTGGTGAAGCCCCCGGGCGGGCACGGGGTGTACGTCGATGCCGGCGCGTTCCTCGATCACCTGCCCCGAGACCGGTTCCCTGCGGAGGCGCTGGCGGCGGCGCTCTACCTCGAGGGCGGGATCCGCGGTGCGGGCCTGGGAACGCTCGCGCTGGGCGAGACAGAGCCCGAGGACAATGACGCCCCCGGCGCGCCCGAGGCGGCCCGGTGGCGCCACCCGCCGCTGGAGCTCCTGCGCCTGGCCATCCCCCGCCGGGTCTACACATACGCCCACATGGACTACGTGGCGGACACCATGGCCCGACTGGCTGCGAACCGCCGGTGTATCCCCGGCCTCCGTCTGGTGCACGAGGCTTCGGTGCTGCGCCACTTTCTCAGCACACT
- a CDS encoding exo-alpha-sialidase, whose protein sequence is MVRLRLLVGTSKGGFILTSDAARKQWEIQGPLFEGWEVYHLQASPSSPDRMWASLWTAWYGNVIQQSRDGGQTWQAAGNAFELEPPLHAYKALGGATQAWRFRRVWKLAPAPPDPYGPDALLAGAEDAAIFRSADGGQTWQELPGLRQHPTHEHWEPGAGGLCLHTLLIDPSNPRRLFAAISAAGAFRSDDGGQTWRPINRGLRSIHTPDPEPEAGYCVHCLAVHPARPHVLFMQKHPGVYRSDDAGESWRNVSEGLPSSFGFPIAVHAHEPDTVYVIPMKDDERHFPIDGALKVWRSRDGGGTWEPLARGLPGRHFYGNVLRGAMAVDRLDPCGVYFGTTTGELYASRDGGESWEALASHLPRILSVEAQMVGTV, encoded by the coding sequence ATGGTGCGACTTCGGCTTCTCGTGGGGACCAGCAAAGGCGGTTTCATCCTGACCTCGGATGCGGCCCGAAAGCAGTGGGAGATCCAGGGCCCGCTGTTCGAAGGCTGGGAGGTCTATCACCTGCAGGCCTCCCCGAGCAGTCCGGATCGGATGTGGGCTTCCCTGTGGACGGCCTGGTACGGCAACGTCATCCAGCAAAGCCGCGACGGCGGCCAGACGTGGCAGGCCGCGGGTAACGCCTTCGAACTCGAGCCCCCGCTTCACGCCTACAAGGCCCTCGGGGGCGCCACGCAGGCGTGGAGGTTCCGGCGGGTGTGGAAGCTCGCTCCGGCGCCGCCCGACCCCTACGGCCCGGATGCGCTCCTCGCAGGGGCAGAGGACGCCGCCATTTTCCGCTCCGCCGACGGTGGCCAGACGTGGCAGGAACTGCCCGGCCTGCGCCAGCATCCCACTCACGAGCACTGGGAACCAGGTGCCGGCGGCCTGTGCCTTCACACGCTGCTCATCGACCCGTCGAACCCCCGGCGCCTCTTCGCCGCCATCTCGGCGGCGGGGGCGTTTCGCTCCGACGACGGCGGCCAGACGTGGCGACCGATTAACCGGGGGCTGCGCTCGATCCACACGCCCGACCCCGAACCTGAGGCCGGCTACTGCGTCCACTGCCTGGCCGTACATCCCGCCCGCCCCCACGTCCTCTTCATGCAAAAGCATCCCGGCGTCTACCGCAGCGACGATGCGGGGGAGAGCTGGCGCAACGTCTCCGAGGGGCTGCCCTCGTCGTTCGGCTTTCCCATCGCGGTGCACGCCCACGAGCCCGACACGGTCTACGTCATTCCCATGAAGGACGACGAGCGCCACTTCCCCATCGACGGCGCGCTGAAGGTGTGGCGCAGCCGGGACGGGGGCGGTACGTGGGAACCGCTCGCCCGGGGGCTGCCCGGCCGGCACTTCTACGGGAACGTGCTGCGCGGCGCAATGGCCGTGGATCGCCTCGATCCGTGTGGGGTGTACTTCGGCACCACCACCGGCGAACTCTACGCCAGCCGCGACGGCGGCGAATCGTGGGAGGCCCTGGCTTCACATCTTCCGCGAATCCTGTCCGTCGAGGCGCAGATGGTGGGAACCGTGTGA